A genome region from Myxocyprinus asiaticus isolate MX2 ecotype Aquarium Trade chromosome 12, UBuf_Myxa_2, whole genome shotgun sequence includes the following:
- the LOC127448954 gene encoding RNA-binding protein 5-like isoform X2 codes for MGADKRVSRTERSGRYGSQQSRDDDRRDRRERDDRGYDSHRWSDDRRSDRNDSERDRSDRYWSRDSPERGRKRRSSDGSDDGHHSDGDYSEHDYRGDPADEKESKTIMLRGLPMNTTEGDIRAAIDQLDGPKPMDVRLMKKRTGISRGFAFVEFYHLQDATRWMETNQKMLTIQGRTVAMHYSNNRHKFEDWLCNSCGLYNFRRRLKCFRCGAAKADSESSSTTGGTDTQPSGDYYGDTIILRNIAPHSTVEAILAALSPYANLSPGNIRLIKDKQTGQNRGFAFVQLASPLEASQLLTILQGLQPPLKLDGKTIGVDYAKSARKDLLLPDGNRVSAFSVASTAIAAAQWSSSQPQQSVEPASEYSYLQEGYMPFSQEYQYYQQQPGAVDPSQANGILGAAPGVKVLPTATGVVISQGAQVYQPHIISQPATQTLQAMQIEGKAQPLTAAATISAPATSAATATTSTTATSQETQANVPDTSSYQYDESSGYYYDPSTGLYYDPNTQYYYNSQTQQYLYWDGEKQAYVPAADTSSTAQNASTSTQKDSKEKKEKPKSKTAQQIAKDMERWAKSLNKQKENFKSSFQPISQEERREAAAADAGFTLFEKKTGALERLVTEASKATEEENPSSKVGLVAAYSGDSEPEESAEGDDREDKLTDWKKLACLLCRRQFPNKEALIRHQQLSDLHKQNLEVLRRAKLSEAELEELERKETEMKYRDRAAERREKYGIPEPPAPKKRKFALPTPVVNYEQPTKDGLNSDNIGNKMLQAMGWKEGKGLGRNQQGITTPIEAQLRMKGAGLGTKGSSYNLSASDTYKDAVRKAMFARFTEIE; via the exons aTGGGTGCTGATAAACG GGTTAGCCGCACAGAGCGCAGCGGCAGGTATGGCTCTCAGCAATCTCGCGACGATGACCGCAGAGACCGCCGTGAGCGTGATGACCGTGGTTATGATTCGCATCGCTGGAGTGATGATCGTCGTAGCGACCGCAATGATAGTGAAAGAGACAGAAGTGATCGATACTGGAGTAGAGACAGTCCAGAA CGAGGAAGGAAGCGTCGTAGCAGTGATGGGTCTGATGATGGACATCATTCAGATGGCGATTACTCTGAACATGATTACAGAGGAGATCCAGCTGATGAGaaggagagcaagaccatcatgCTCAGAGGTCTGCCCATGAACACAACAGAGGGAGAT ATTCGAGCTGCAATTGACCAGCTGGATGGGCCAAAGCCGATGGATGTGCGGCTGATGAAAAAGAGGACAG GTATAAGCCGAGGTTTCGCCTTCGTGGAGTTTTATCACTTGCAAGATGCTACCCGATGGATGGAGACCAATCAG AAAATGCTGACAATTCAAGGCAGGACTGTTGCCATGCACTACAGCAACAACCGTCACAAGTTTGAGGACTGGTTGTGCAACTCA TGTGGCCTGTACAATTTCCGGAGGAGGCTGAAGTGCTTCAGGTGTGGCGCAGCTAAAGCGG ATTCTGAGTCCAGCAGCACCACTGGAGGCACAGATACTCAACCCAGTGGAGATTATTATGGCGACA CCATCATTTTGAGAAACATCGCCCCTCACTCCACTGTTGAAGCCATCCTGGCTGCACTTTCCCCTTATGCCAACCTTTCACCTGGCAACATCCGCCTCATTAAAGACAAACAGACCGGACAGAACAGAGGGTTTGCATTCGTCCAGCTGGCCTCTCCTTTG GAAGCATCGCAGCTCCTTACCATCCTGCAGGGCTTACAGCCGCCTCTCAAACTTGATGGGAAGACCATTGGTGTCGACTACGCCAAGAGCGCTCGCAA GGATTTGTTGTTGCCAGATGGGAACCGTGTCAGCGCCTTCTCAGTCGCCAGCACGGCTATCGCAGCTGCCCAGTGGTCCTCTAGTCAG CCTCAGCAGAGTGTGGAGCCTGCATCAGAATACAGCTATCTACAAGAGGGATATATGCCCTTTTCACAG GAGTACCAATACTATCAACAACAGCCTGGAGCTGTGGACCCTTCCCAGGCGAACGGCATACTTGGAG CTGCTCCAGGAGTGAAGGTTCTGCCCACTGCTACaggagtggtgatttctcagggtgCTCAGGTCTATCAGCCGCATATCATCAGCCAGCCAGCCACTCAG ACGTTACAAGCTATGCAGATTGAAGGCAAAGCCCAGCCTCTCACCGCTGCTGCCACCATTTCTGCCCCGGCAACCTCTGCAGCTACGGCAACCACCTCAACAACGGCTACCTCTCAAGAAACCCAAGCCA ATGTTCCAGACACGTCATCTTACCAGTACGATGAGTCTTCTGGGTATTATTATGACCCAAGTACCGGACTGTACTACGACCCAAACACACAA TACTACTACAACTCACAGACGCAGCAGTATCTTTACTGGGACGGAGAGAAGCAAGCATATGTACCCGCGGCTGACACCAGCAGCACAGCTCAAAACGCCTCTACATCTACTCAGAAAGACAGCaaagagaagaaagagaaacCCAAGAGTAAAACCGCTCAGCAG ATTGCAAAGGACATGGAGCGCTGGGCCAAAAGTCTGAACAAACAGAAGGAGAACTTCAAGAGCAGCTTCCAGCCCATCAGtcaggaggagaggagagaggcGGCAGCAGCTGATGCTGGCTTCACACTATTTGAGAAGAAG ACAGGGGCACTGGAGAGACTTGTAACAGAGGCATCTAAAGCTACAGAAGAAGAAAACCCCTCTTCAAAG GTGGGGTTGGTGGCAGCTTACAGTGGTGACAGTGAACCAGAGGAGTCTGCAGAGGGTGATGACAGAGAGGACAAGCTGACCGACTGGAAGAAGCTGGCGTGTCTGCTGTGCAGGAGACAGTTCCCTAATAAAGAAGCTCTGATTCGCCACCAACAGCTCTCAGATCTGCATAAG CAAAACTTGGAGGTCCTCAGAAGAGCCAAACTGAGTGAAGCTGAACTGGAGGAGTTGGAGAGGAAAGAGACAGAG ATGAAGTACAGAGATCGAGCAGCTGAGAGAAGAGAGAAATATGGGATCCCTGAACCCCCAGCGCCCAAGAAAAGGAAATTTGCCCTGCCAACACCAGTAGT AAATTACGAACAGCCCACAAAAGACGGACTGAACAGCGATAACATCGGCAATAAGATGCTTCAGGCCATGGGCTGGAAAGAAGGGAAGGGGCTGGGCAGAAACCAGCAGGGCATCACAACACCTATCGAG GCCCAGTTAAGAATGAAAGGAGCCGGTTTGGGCACTAAAGGAAGCAGCTACAACCTCTCCGCTTCAGACACGTACAAGGACGCCGTAAGGAAAGCCATGTTTGCACGCTTCACAGAGATTGAATAA
- the LOC127448954 gene encoding RNA-binding protein 5-like isoform X1: MGADKRVSRTERSGRYGSQQSRDDDRRDRRERDDRGYDSHRWSDDRRSDRNDSERDRSDRYWSRDSPERGRKRRSSDGSDDGHHSDGDYSEHDYRGDPADEKESKTIMLRGLPMNTTEGDIRAAIDQLDGPKPMDVRLMKKRTGISRGFAFVEFYHLQDATRWMETNQKMLTIQGRTVAMHYSNNRHKFEDWLCNSCGLYNFRRRLKCFRCGAAKADSESSSTTGGTDTQPSGDYYGDTIILRNIAPHSTVEAILAALSPYANLSPGNIRLIKDKQTGQNRGFAFVQLASPLEASQLLTILQGLQPPLKLDGKTIGVDYAKSARKDLLLPDGNRVSAFSVASTAIAAAQWSSSQPQQSVEPASEYSYLQEGYMPFSQEYQYYQQQPGAVDPSQANGILGGNVSRRVNSAAPGVKVLPTATGVVISQGAQVYQPHIISQPATQTLQAMQIEGKAQPLTAAATISAPATSAATATTSTTATSQETQANVPDTSSYQYDESSGYYYDPSTGLYYDPNTQYYYNSQTQQYLYWDGEKQAYVPAADTSSTAQNASTSTQKDSKEKKEKPKSKTAQQIAKDMERWAKSLNKQKENFKSSFQPISQEERREAAAADAGFTLFEKKTGALERLVTEASKATEEENPSSKVGLVAAYSGDSEPEESAEGDDREDKLTDWKKLACLLCRRQFPNKEALIRHQQLSDLHKQNLEVLRRAKLSEAELEELERKETEMKYRDRAAERREKYGIPEPPAPKKRKFALPTPVVNYEQPTKDGLNSDNIGNKMLQAMGWKEGKGLGRNQQGITTPIEAQLRMKGAGLGTKGSSYNLSASDTYKDAVRKAMFARFTEIE; the protein is encoded by the exons aTGGGTGCTGATAAACG GGTTAGCCGCACAGAGCGCAGCGGCAGGTATGGCTCTCAGCAATCTCGCGACGATGACCGCAGAGACCGCCGTGAGCGTGATGACCGTGGTTATGATTCGCATCGCTGGAGTGATGATCGTCGTAGCGACCGCAATGATAGTGAAAGAGACAGAAGTGATCGATACTGGAGTAGAGACAGTCCAGAA CGAGGAAGGAAGCGTCGTAGCAGTGATGGGTCTGATGATGGACATCATTCAGATGGCGATTACTCTGAACATGATTACAGAGGAGATCCAGCTGATGAGaaggagagcaagaccatcatgCTCAGAGGTCTGCCCATGAACACAACAGAGGGAGAT ATTCGAGCTGCAATTGACCAGCTGGATGGGCCAAAGCCGATGGATGTGCGGCTGATGAAAAAGAGGACAG GTATAAGCCGAGGTTTCGCCTTCGTGGAGTTTTATCACTTGCAAGATGCTACCCGATGGATGGAGACCAATCAG AAAATGCTGACAATTCAAGGCAGGACTGTTGCCATGCACTACAGCAACAACCGTCACAAGTTTGAGGACTGGTTGTGCAACTCA TGTGGCCTGTACAATTTCCGGAGGAGGCTGAAGTGCTTCAGGTGTGGCGCAGCTAAAGCGG ATTCTGAGTCCAGCAGCACCACTGGAGGCACAGATACTCAACCCAGTGGAGATTATTATGGCGACA CCATCATTTTGAGAAACATCGCCCCTCACTCCACTGTTGAAGCCATCCTGGCTGCACTTTCCCCTTATGCCAACCTTTCACCTGGCAACATCCGCCTCATTAAAGACAAACAGACCGGACAGAACAGAGGGTTTGCATTCGTCCAGCTGGCCTCTCCTTTG GAAGCATCGCAGCTCCTTACCATCCTGCAGGGCTTACAGCCGCCTCTCAAACTTGATGGGAAGACCATTGGTGTCGACTACGCCAAGAGCGCTCGCAA GGATTTGTTGTTGCCAGATGGGAACCGTGTCAGCGCCTTCTCAGTCGCCAGCACGGCTATCGCAGCTGCCCAGTGGTCCTCTAGTCAG CCTCAGCAGAGTGTGGAGCCTGCATCAGAATACAGCTATCTACAAGAGGGATATATGCCCTTTTCACAG GAGTACCAATACTATCAACAACAGCCTGGAGCTGTGGACCCTTCCCAGGCGAACGGCATACTTGGAGGTAACGTTTCAAGAAGGGTAAATTCAG CTGCTCCAGGAGTGAAGGTTCTGCCCACTGCTACaggagtggtgatttctcagggtgCTCAGGTCTATCAGCCGCATATCATCAGCCAGCCAGCCACTCAG ACGTTACAAGCTATGCAGATTGAAGGCAAAGCCCAGCCTCTCACCGCTGCTGCCACCATTTCTGCCCCGGCAACCTCTGCAGCTACGGCAACCACCTCAACAACGGCTACCTCTCAAGAAACCCAAGCCA ATGTTCCAGACACGTCATCTTACCAGTACGATGAGTCTTCTGGGTATTATTATGACCCAAGTACCGGACTGTACTACGACCCAAACACACAA TACTACTACAACTCACAGACGCAGCAGTATCTTTACTGGGACGGAGAGAAGCAAGCATATGTACCCGCGGCTGACACCAGCAGCACAGCTCAAAACGCCTCTACATCTACTCAGAAAGACAGCaaagagaagaaagagaaacCCAAGAGTAAAACCGCTCAGCAG ATTGCAAAGGACATGGAGCGCTGGGCCAAAAGTCTGAACAAACAGAAGGAGAACTTCAAGAGCAGCTTCCAGCCCATCAGtcaggaggagaggagagaggcGGCAGCAGCTGATGCTGGCTTCACACTATTTGAGAAGAAG ACAGGGGCACTGGAGAGACTTGTAACAGAGGCATCTAAAGCTACAGAAGAAGAAAACCCCTCTTCAAAG GTGGGGTTGGTGGCAGCTTACAGTGGTGACAGTGAACCAGAGGAGTCTGCAGAGGGTGATGACAGAGAGGACAAGCTGACCGACTGGAAGAAGCTGGCGTGTCTGCTGTGCAGGAGACAGTTCCCTAATAAAGAAGCTCTGATTCGCCACCAACAGCTCTCAGATCTGCATAAG CAAAACTTGGAGGTCCTCAGAAGAGCCAAACTGAGTGAAGCTGAACTGGAGGAGTTGGAGAGGAAAGAGACAGAG ATGAAGTACAGAGATCGAGCAGCTGAGAGAAGAGAGAAATATGGGATCCCTGAACCCCCAGCGCCCAAGAAAAGGAAATTTGCCCTGCCAACACCAGTAGT AAATTACGAACAGCCCACAAAAGACGGACTGAACAGCGATAACATCGGCAATAAGATGCTTCAGGCCATGGGCTGGAAAGAAGGGAAGGGGCTGGGCAGAAACCAGCAGGGCATCACAACACCTATCGAG GCCCAGTTAAGAATGAAAGGAGCCGGTTTGGGCACTAAAGGAAGCAGCTACAACCTCTCCGCTTCAGACACGTACAAGGACGCCGTAAGGAAAGCCATGTTTGCACGCTTCACAGAGATTGAATAA